Proteins encoded by one window of Paroedura picta isolate Pp20150507F chromosome 11, Ppicta_v3.0, whole genome shotgun sequence:
- the LOC143820115 gene encoding uncharacterized protein LOC143820115, with protein MQGFQNLILLTTSCILTHVLGDIRNDGDACLSKVRWRELWKGIDKLGSGNYSSDCIFTDRGHLCEPAKMIKTIVSDNAAVVQVLHKIAKLFKREENPLPNAREFLIDIHQEYDNLKTCLQPTINLSSHRARVTECFQYLYTFLNDHQNTPCAWQTPIIDSMVMLQELEQQAGYRPQPSVNEIS; from the exons ATGCAAGGCTTCCAAAACCTGATTCTTCTTACCACCAGCTGCATCCTCACCCACGTTCTTGGAGACATAAGGAATGATGGGGATGCCTGTCTCTCCAAAGTGCGGTGGCGTGAACTTTGGAAAGGAATTGACAAGTTG GGCAGCGGCAACTATTCCTCAGACTGCATTTTTACAGACAGGGGTCATTTGTGCGAGCCAGCCAAGATGATAAAAACG ATCGTCTCGGACAATGCAGCCGTCGTCCAAGTACTCCACAAAATTGCAAAGCTCTTTAAGAGGGAGGAAAATCCTCTCCCCAATGCCCGAGAGTTTCTGATAGACATCCATCAGGAGTATGACAACCTCAAGACTTGT CTGCAACCAACCATCAACCTCTCTTCACATCGTGCCAGAGTAACTGAGTGTTTCCAATACCTGTATACCTTTCTGAACGAT CATCAGAACACTCCCTGCGCTTGGCAGACGCCCATCATCGATTCCATGGTGATGCTCCAAGAACTGGAACAGCAAGCCGGATACAGACCACAGCCTTCTGTGAACGAGATCTCATAG